A stretch of Camelina sativa cultivar DH55 chromosome 18, Cs, whole genome shotgun sequence DNA encodes these proteins:
- the LOC104762900 gene encoding UDP-glycosyltransferase 72E3-like has translation MHITKPHAAMFSSPGMGHVMPVIELANRLSANHGFHVTVFVLETDAASAQSKFLHSTGVDIVALPSPNISGLVDPEDHVVTKIGVIMREAVPALRSKIDAMHQKPTALIIDLFGTDALCLGAELNMLTYVFIASNARYLGVSIYYPTLDKDIKENHTVQRNPLPVPGCEPVRFKDTLDAYLVPDEPVYRDLVRHCLAYPKADGILVNTWEEMEPKSLKSLQDPKLLGRVARVPVYPVGPLCRPVQSSKNEHPVFDWLNKQADESVLYISFGSGGSLTANQLTELAWGLEQSQQRFVWVVRPPVDGSSCSEYFSANGGGTKDNTPEYLPEGFVTRTCDRGFVIPSWAPQAEVLAHRAVGGFLTHCGWSSTLESVVGGVPMIAWPLFAEQNMNAALLSDELGVAVRVDDSEEAISRSKIEVLVRKVMAEKEGEEMRMKVKKLRDTAEMSSSFDGSGSAHKSLCRVTKECQQFLERIGDLARGA, from the coding sequence ATGCATATCACAAAACCACATGCCGCCATGTTTTCCAGTCCCGGAATGGGCCACGTCATGCCGGTGATCGAGCTAGCTAACCGTCTCTCCGCTAACCACGGCTTCCATGTCACCGTCTTCGTCCTTGAAACCGACGCAGCCTCCGCTCAGTCAAAGTTCCTACACTCAACCGGCGTGGACATCGTCGCTCTTCCTTCGCCGAACATTTCTGGTTTAGTGGACCCGGAAGACCACGTGGTGACCAAGATAGGGGTCATTATGCGTGAGGCCGTTCCAGCCCTCCGATCAAAGATCGATGCCATGCATCAAAAGCCAACGGCTCTGATCATCGACTTGTTCGGCACAGATGCGTTATGTCTCGGAGCGGAACTAAACATGTTGACTTATGTGTTTATCGCTTCCAACGCGCGTTATCTCGGTGTTTCCATATATTATCCAACTTTGGACAAAGATATCAAAGAAAACCACACAGTGCAAAGAAACCCGCTCCCTGTACCGGGGTGTGAACCGGTTAGATTTAAAGATACTTTGGATGCATATCTGGTTCCGGACGAACCGGTGTACCGGGATTTGGTTCGTCACTGTCTGGCTTACCCAAAGGCTGATGGTATTTTGGTGAATACATGGGAAGAGATGGAGCCCAAATCATTGAAATCTCTTCAAGACCCAAAGCTTTTGGGCCGGGTCGCTCGTGTACCGGTTTATCCGGTCGGTCCGTTATGCAGACCGGTACAATCATCAAAGAACGAACATCCGGTTTTTGACTGGTTAAACAAACAAGCGGATGAATCGGTTCTTTATATCTCATTCGGAAGTGGTGGTTCTCTTACCGCTAACCAGTTAACCGAATTGGCGTGGGGACTCGAGCAGAGCCAGCAGCGGTTCGTATGGGTGGTTCGACCACCGGTTGACGGCTCTTCGTGCAGCGAGTATTTCTCGGCTAACGGCGGTGGAACCAAAGACAACACGCCAGAGTATCTACCAGAAGGGTTCGTGACTCGTACTTGTGATAGAGGTTTCGTGATCCCATCATGGGCACCGCAAGCTGAAGTCCTGGCCCATCGGGCCGTTGGTGGGTTTTTAACCCACTGTGGTTGGAGCTCCACGTTGGAAAGCGTCGTTGGTGGCGTTCCGATGATCGCATGGCCGCTTTTCGCCGAGCAGAATATGAATGCGGCGTTGCTCAGCGACGAACTAGGTGTCGCCGTCAGAGTGGATGATTCAGAGGAGGCGATTTCTAGGTCGAAGATTGAAGTGTTGGTGAGGAAGGTTATGGCTGAGAAGGAAGGTGAGGAGATGAGAATGAAAGTGAAAAAGTTGAGAGACACGGCAGAGATGTCGTCGAGCTTTGACGGTAGTGGTTCAGCGCACAAGTCGCTTTGCAGAGTTACGAAGGAGTGTCAACAGTTTTTGGAACGTATCGGGGACTTGGCACGTGGTGCGTAG
- the LOC104762898 gene encoding probable protein phosphatase 2C 80, giving the protein MSAATALSRLNPVSQFGFQRIVAGGKSKSFFSNSGERRRLFSDSSRRFRQAMAASGSLPVFGDACLDDLATTCSNGLDFTKKRSSGATSFTVNFPVASMRLGKREGLTRNRLVCHYPAIDPLQKNRALFGELSKSLHTSSIACFSVGPAHELSSLNGGSQDSPPTTTTALKSLRLVSGSCYLPHPEKEATGGEDAHFISDEEQAIGVADGVGGWAEVGVNAGLFSRELMSYSLSAIQERHKGSAIDPLMVLEKAHSQTRAKGSSTACIIALTDKGLHAINLGDSGFTVVREGTTVFQSPVQQHGFNFTYQLESGNSADVPSSGQVFTIDVESGDVIVAGTDGMYDNLYNEEITGVVVSSVRAGLDPKATAQKIADLARQRAVDKKRQSPFATAAQEAGYRYYGGKLDDITVVVSYITSP; this is encoded by the exons ATGTCAGCGGCGACTGCTCTCTCAAGATTAAACCCTGTTTCTCAATTTGGGTTTCAAAGAATCGTAGCTGGTGGGAAGAGTAAAAGCTTTTTCTCCAATTCCGGTGAAAGGAGGAGATTGTTTTCTGACAGCTCTCGGCGTTTTCGACAAGCCATGGCTGCTTCTGGTTCTCTCCCAGTCTTTGGGGACGCTTGTTTGGATGATTTGGCTACAACTTGTTCAAATGGTTTAGATTTCACTAAGAAGCGTTCTAGTGGTGCTACTAGCTTCACTGTTAATTTTCCAGTAGCTAGCATGAGACTTGGGAAGAGAGAGGGACTGACGAGGAACCGATTGGTGTGTCACTATCCTGCCATTGATCCGCTCCAAAAGAACCGTGCACTCTTTGGGGAATTGTCAAAGAGTCTTCATACATCCTCCATTGCTTGTTTCTCAGTAGGACCTGCTCATGAGCTTTCTTCTCTTAATGGTGGTTCTCAAGACTCACCACCAACTACTACTACAGCTCTTAA GAGTCTAAGGCTAGTGTCGGGGTCATGTTATCTACCGCATCCTGAAAAGGAAGCAACTGGTGGAGAAGACGCTCACTTTATAAGCGATGAAGAACAAGCTATTGGAGTTGCAGATGGTGTTGGCGGTTGGGCAGAGGTTGGTGTTAACGCTGGACTGTTTTCGCGTGAGCTAATGTCTTATTCACTATCAGCCATTCAAGAACGACATAAAGGTTCTGCTATCGACCCGTTGATGGTGTTAGAGAAAGCACATTCTCAAACCAGAGCCAAAGGCTCTTCCACGGCTTGTATCATCGCTTTAACAGACAAG GGATTACACGCGATTAATCTCGGAGACAGTGGATTCACGGTGGTTAGAGAGGGGACCACGGTGTTTCAGTCTCCGGTTCAGCAGCATGGATTCAACTTCACTTATCAGTTAGAGAGTGGAAACAGTGCCGATGTCCCTAGCTCTGGTCAG GTATTCACGATTGATGTTGAGTCCGGAGATGTGATTGTGGCTGGAACGGATGGTATGTATGATAATCTATACAATGAAGAGATCACAGGAGTGGTGGTTAGTTCGGTCAGGGCCGGCTTAGACCCGAAAGCCACGGCTCAGAAGATTGCAGATTTGGCACGTCAGAGAGCTGTCGACAAAAAACGGCAGAGCCCTTTCGCAACTGCGGCTCAGGAGGCTGGCTACAGGTATTACGGAGGAAAGCTTGATGACATCACCGTCGTCGTTTCTTACATCACTTCACCTTAA
- the LOC104762899 gene encoding homeobox-leucine zipper protein ATHB-53-like — protein MDHGRLMEEDQMALGSQVYPYTTRTQTSQCIIVNQIDGSSSGGEGSKPVKRRRKRRSKGSSATNEGDVAEIGGILRKRKLTDEQVNMLEYSFGNEHKLESGRKEKIAGELGLDPRQVAVWFQNRRARWKNKKLEEEYAKLKNHHDAVVLRQCQLESQVLKLSEQLSEAQNEIRKLSERLEEMPTNSSSSSLSVEANNDAQFDFELAPETNYNNIPFYMLDNNYLQSMEYWDGLYV, from the exons atggaTCATGGTAGGTTAATGGAGGAGGATCAAATGGCGCTAGGCTCTCAAGTGTACCCCTACACGACCCGGACACAAACTTCACAGTGCATCATCGTCAACCAGATCGATGGATCATCATCAGGCGGCGAAGGATCAAAACCCGTGAAGCggcggaggaagaggagaagcaAAGGTTCATCAGCCACCAACGAAGGAGACGTGGCGGAGATCGGAGGGATTTTGAGGAAGAGGAAGTTGACCGATGAGCAAGTGAACATGCTCGAATATAGCTTCGGAAACGAGCACAAGCTAGAGTCggggaggaaggagaagatcgCCGGAGAGTTGGGTCTTGACCCGAGACAGGTGGCTGTTTGGTTCCAAAACCGCCGTGCACGGTGGAAGAACAAGAAACTCGAGGAAGAGTACGCCAAACTCAAGAACCACCACGACGCCGTCGTCCTCCGCCAATGTCAGCTCGAGTCTCAG GTATTAAAACTGTCAGAGCAATTAAGTGAAGCTCAAAATGAAATTCGAAAACTCTCGGAACGGCTTGAAGAAATGCCAACCAACAGTTCGAGTTCATCGCTTTCTGTCGAAGCCAACAACGATGCACAATTTGATTTCGAGCTTGCCCCGGAGACTAATTACAACAATATCCCATTTTATATGTTAGACAACAATTATTTACAAAGCATGGAGTATTGGGATGGTTTGTACGTATGA
- the LOC104762897 gene encoding serine/threonine-protein kinase HT1-like → MGPRGYQRAPSMEEPTMIPTDKTLHPNYPFLMSSHGFKSFESDDDDEEDDDSNLESNDQFAFGISTDLLLDVEDVSIGEVIGEGSSSIVYKGLFRRIFPVSVKIFQPKRTSAVSFELKKKFQREVLLLSRIKHENIVQFIGACIEPKLMIITELMEGNTLQKFMLTTRPKPLDLKLSISFALDIARGMEFLNANGIIHRDLKPSNMLLTGDQKHVKLADFGLAREETKGFMTCEAGTYRWMAPELFSYEPLQTGGKKHYDRKVDVYSFAIVFWELLTNKTPFKGKNNILVAYAASKNQRPSVENLPEGVVSILQSCWAEDPDARPEFKEITVSLTNLLRSLSSDTDATSSNSNPNVATEDSTSSLVQERVVCDCQGLKMTKTKKLKNKTHKVMTKIVPFLMIFKNCMSKQCK, encoded by the exons ATGGGGCCTCGCGGGTATCAACGAGCTCCGTCAATGGAGGAACCAACGATGATTCCTACGGATAAGACGCTTCATCCGAATTACCCGTTTCTGATGTCCTCACATGGTTTCAAGTCGTTTGAATcggacgacgacgacgaagaagacgacgactCAAACCTGGAGTCCAACGATCAATTCGCTTTCGGTATAAGCACAGACTTGCTTTTAGATGTCGAAGACGTATCTATTGGGGAAGTAATCGGCGAAGGTTCATCTTCAATCGTCTACAAAGGCTT GTTCAGGAGAATTTTCCCTGTCTCAGTGAAGATATTCCAACCTAAAAGAACATCTGCTGTAAGCTTCgagctgaagaagaagtttcaaagAGAGGTTTTGCTGCTCTCCAGGATTAAACATGAGAACATTGTGCAG TTTATTGGGGCCTGCATAGAACCAAAGTTGATGATAATTACTGAACTCATGGAAGGCAATACTCTTCAGAAGTTTATGTTGACTACTCGTCCAAAGCCTCTTGATCTCAAGCTGTCGATTAGCTTTGCCTTGGATATTGCTCGGGGAATGGAGTTCTTGAATGCAAATGGCATCATTCACCGTGATTTGAAGCCAA GTAATATGCTCTTAACAGGTGATCAGAAACATGTTAAGTTGGCTGATTTCGGACTTGCTAGAGAAGAGACTAAAGGTTTCATGACCTGTGAGGCTGGTACCTACAGATGGATGGCTCCGGAG TTATTCAGCTATGAGCCGCTTCAAACTGGCGGAAAGAAACATTACGATCGTAAGGTGGATGTATACAGTTTCGCCATTGTTTTCTGGGAGTTGCTTACCAACAAAACCCCGTTCAAAGGAAAAAACAACATATTAGTTGCTTATGCTGCTAGCAAA AACCAAAGACCAAGTGTGGAGAATCTTCCAGAGGGAGTTGTTTCTATCCTGCAATCGTGCTGGGCAGAGGATCCTGACGCTCGTCCTGAGTTTAAAGAGATTACAGTTTCACTAACAAACTTGCTCAGAAGCTTAAGCTCAGACACTGATGCTACTTCATCCAATAGCAACCCCAATGTAGCTACCGAGGATTCAACAAGCAGTCTGGTTCAAGAACGTGTTGTCTGTGATTGCCAAGGATTAAAGATGACCAAGAcaaagaagctgaagaacaaGACGCATAAAGTGATGACTAAGATCGTTCCTTTTCTCATGATCTTCAAAAACTGCATGTCCAAGCAATGCAAGTAG